GAAGCACGGCCTGCAGAGGAATACCGTCATCAAAGCCAGCTGACCGGTGCCCCGCGTTCCTGATCGTGACCGTTCCCTCGGTACGGACGATCCCCCCGCTCCGAGCCGGACGCGGGGAGATGGTCACGTGCGGGCGGCGGCCGATCACTTCACTCGCACGCTGCGGGACAACCCCACCATCTCGACCGAGACCCGCGATCTGCTGTTGGAGCACCTGCCCATCGTGGTGGAGGCCGTTCTCTCCGACGATAGCTCGCCTGGTTTCGAGGGGCTGAGCGCGCGGGACGCCGCGCTGATTCGTTGGATCGTGCAGGAGCTCCGCACGCACACGATCGCGGAGTGGCAGCGCACCCAACCCGCGCCATCTCCCGCGGAGATGCTCGCGGTTCTCGGAGGATTCGAGCGGGTGCGCAGCGCCATCGACGGGGCGGACAACGCCCGGCTGGCGAGCCTGCTCGCCTCTTTCCAGGGGATGGACCTGCTGATGGAGCTCGCGCACGACCTGCGCTCGCCGCTCACCTCCATCCTCTTCCTGTCGGACACCCTCCACCGGGGCGCCAGCGGCGCCCTCTCCGATCTCCAGCGGCGGCAGTTGGGGCTGGTGTACAGCGCCGCGCTCGGGGTGAGCGCGCTGGCGAACGACGTCATCGAGCTGGTCCGCGGGCGCGGAGCGGGCGGCGAGGAGCCGAGCCGTTTCTCCATCGCCGAGCTGTTTGACTCCGTAGAGACGATGCTGCGGCCGATGGCGGAGACGCGGGGACTCGAGCTGCGCACCTACCTGCCCACAGTGGATCGCCGGATCGGACCGCCGCTTACGCTCAGCCGCGTCCTGCTGAACCTGGGGACTAACGCGTTGCGTTGCACCGAGAAGGGGTACGTAGCGTTGAGCGCGCGCGAGCT
The sequence above is drawn from the Longimicrobiaceae bacterium genome and encodes:
- a CDS encoding HAMP domain-containing sensor histidine kinase gives rise to the protein MPRVPDRDRSLGTDDPPAPSRTRGDGHVRAAADHFTRTLRDNPTISTETRDLLLEHLPIVVEAVLSDDSSPGFEGLSARDAALIRWIVQELRTHTIAEWQRTQPAPSPAEMLAVLGGFERVRSAIDGADNARLASLLASFQGMDLLMELAHDLRSPLTSILFLSDTLHRGASGALSDLQRRQLGLVYSAALGVSALANDVIELVRGRGAGGEEPSRFSIAELFDSVETMLRPMAETRGLELRTYLPTVDRRIGPPLTLSRVLLNLGTNALRCTEKGYVALSARELDRERVEFSVRDSGPGLNAAALQQLALDLRLDGSTAHAGFSGRGLGLTICRKLLTSLGSELRYETAPGAGTTFRFTLTLPPA